The Methanohalophilus portucalensis DNA window GAACATGTAAGTTTTCATGAGTAAAAAGAGCATTGAAATTCTGCTGGCTGTGGGTTCAGTAACCCTTTTCGCCGTTATGCTTATTCTTGTGCATTCCCTGGGAATGGCAAACGAGGGATACGGCTATGTGGTGTCACTGATGATTTTTGTACTTGTAGTCTCAGTGGTAGGGCTTAAACTCCCTTCACTGGGATAATTAGTATAAGACAGGTTAAAAAGAGAAAGCTGAAGATCCCTTGAAGGGATCCTTACTTCTTTTTGTAGAATCAGGAATTCTGTTTCATCAGGAAAGTTATGAAATCCGGGCTTAAGCGGGTTTCTTTCACCATCTTGTCGGTAATTTCTTCTTCGGCAAGCCCTTCTTTCCTGTATTCTTCAATACGGTCATACACACTTCTGGATACTTCAGAATACTCGTTTATATCTTTCCTGTGTCCCCATACATCGCCTTCAAGTAAGTCAATACCCTGCATTTCAAGATACATTCTTGCAGAGCTGGATATTGTTCTTTTATAGGAGCTGGGAATGTGCAGGGCTTTTACATTGGGACATTTCATCACAAGGGAAAAAATATCCGTATTGGATGGCCT harbors:
- a CDS encoding DUF1699 family protein, translated to MKIRVVSSKEEIETLDENEEIIHLAFRPSNTDIFSLVMKCPNVKALHIPSSYKRTISSSARMYLEMQGIDLLEGDVWGHRKDINEYSEVSRSVYDRIEEYRKEGLAEEEITDKMVKETRLSPDFITFLMKQNS